The following proteins are encoded in a genomic region of Gossypium hirsutum isolate 1008001.06 chromosome D05, Gossypium_hirsutum_v2.1, whole genome shotgun sequence:
- the LOC107906065 gene encoding polypyrimidine tract-binding protein homolog 2 translates to MVYLQYSNRQEIVNNKTTADIAGNVLLVTIEGQDAWLVSIDVLHLVFSAFGFVHKITTFEKTAGFQSGIYILNGN, encoded by the exons ATGGTCTACCTACAATATTCTAACAGGCAAGAGATTGTAAACAACAAAACCACGGCGGATATTGCCGGAAATGTTCTTTTGGTAACAATCGAAGGTCAAGATGCGTGGCTTGTTTCCATTGATGTTTTGCATCTG GTATTTTCAGCTTTTGGATTTGTGCATAAGATTACTACCTTTGAGAAGACAGCTGGATTTCAG tcagggatatatatattgaatgggAACTGA